One genomic region from Drosophila busckii strain San Diego stock center, stock number 13000-0081.31 chromosome 3R, ASM1175060v1, whole genome shotgun sequence encodes:
- the LOC108601706 gene encoding autophagy-related protein 16 isoform X2: MSAEEYVWREHIVRRLREKRKGCEGFKEIIIQNNRLIDHVAQLKSDNLKLSVENEQLRNAVSTGGTGPNVAMVTLEKKLLAQQEELTELHKRKGENSQMIVDLNVKVEQQKKLLVEKEHSLYEQQTVNNRLRAEVQLLHCSLEELKKLNTTLLDEHTALQLAFSSLEDKMRSVQDENRCLLERIMRYKSKDADKLNEENESIIRKRSAKLKRDLEDAVREPNSLNNQTVPASSGTPLHRNSTSPAQFVGSLVSDDDFDEASINGAMEALGLDEDEYINARFSAGEAMHEATRASIDTLKASGYLGQPNPTKILMKFEAHENESHAVRWSPVERMVATGGADRKVKLWDVGKGLTEPRAVLSGSSAGINSVDFDSTGAYILGTSNDYGARVWTVMDNRLRHTLTGHSGKVMAAKYVQEPIKVVTGSHDRTLKIWDLRSIACIETKFAGSSCNDLCTTDSLGSTIISGHYDKKIRFWDIRTEKQADDVLMPAKITSLDLSKDCNYLICSVRDDTIKLLDLRKNQVISTFANEHFKISCDFARATFNSSAVKIACGSADGTIFIWNVNGFLETTLKGHSTAVNAVSWSPNSNSLASVGKSKRCIIYSDS, from the exons ATGTCCGCAGAAGAGTATGTGTGGCGCGAGCATATAGTCCGGCGTTTACGTGAGAAGCGAAAGGGTTGCGAGGGTTTCAAGGAAATCATTATACAAA ACAATCGCCTCATTGATCATGTTGCGCAGCTCAAGTCCGACAATCTAAAGCTATCCGTGGAGAATGAGCAATTGCGGAACGCCGTGTCAACAGGTGGCACCGGTCCTAATGTGGCCATGGTGACGCTGGAGAAGAAGCTGCTGGCACAACAAGAAGAGCTGACGGAGTTGCACAAAAGAAAGGGCGAGAACTCGCAAATGATTGTGGACTTAAATGTTAAGGTCGAGCAACAAAAGAAACTCCTGGTGGAGAAGGAGCACAG cctGTATGAACAACAAACTGTGAACAACCGCTTGAGGGCGGAGGTGCAACTGCTGCACTGCAGCTTGGAAGAACTTAAGAAGCTCAACACAACATTGCTTGATGAGCACACCGCGTTACAGCTGGCATTTAGCTCACTCGAAGACAAGATGCGTAGTGTTCAG GACGAGAATCGTTGTTTACTAGAACGAATAATGCGCTACAAATCAAAAGATGCTGATAAGCTAAACGAGGAAAACGAAAGTATAATAAg AAAACGTTCAGCCAAACTGAAACGTGACCTGGAAGACGCCGTTCGTGAGCCCAACTCCTTAAACAATCAAACAGTTCCTGCCAGCAGTGGAACGCCGCTCCACCGCAATTCAACAAGTCCGGCCCAATTTGTTGGAAGTCTTGTGAGTGACGACGACTTTGATGAAGCTTCCATAAACGGAGCGATGGAAGCTTTAGGACTGGATGAAGATGAGTATATCAATGCCAGATTTTCAGCTGGCGAGGCAATGCACGAGGCGACACGCGCTTCCATAGATACACTTAAGGCATCCGGTTACCTGGGCCAGCCGAATCCCACAAAAATCCTCATGAAATTTGAAGCTCATGAGAATGAGTCGCACGCAGTGCGTTGGAGCCCCGTGGAGCGCATGGTAGCCACTGGTGGTGCTGACAGAAAAGTTAAACTCTGGGACGTAGGCAAAG GACTAACTGAGCCTCGTGCTGTGCTGAGTGGGAGTAGTGCGGGAATTAATTCCGTAGACTTCGATTCAACCGGAGCGTATATTTTGGGCACATCGAATGATTATGGAGCGAGGGTTTGGACAGTAATGGACAATCGATTAAGG CACACGCTGACAGGTCATAGTGGCAAAGTCATGGCAGCTAAATATGTACAAGAGCCTATTAAAGTGGTGACCGGAAGTCATGATCGCACATTAAAAATTTGGGACTTACGTAGCATTGCCTGCATAGAGACCAAATTTGCGGGCTCTAGTTGTAATGATCTTTGCACAACGGATAGCCTGGGCTCGACCATTATCAGTGGACATTATGATAAGAAAATACGCTTTTGGGATATACGAACGGAGAAGCAAGCGGATGATGTGCTCATGCCTGCCAAGATTACCTCATTAGACTTGTCAAAAG ATTGCAATTACTTAATATGTTCCGTTAGGGATGATACGATCAAATTATTAGATTTACGAAAAAATCAAGTCATCTCAACGTTTGC CAATGAACACTTTAAAATAAGTTGTGATTTCGCTAGGGCAACTTTTAATTCTAGTGCTGTTAAAATTGCCTGCGGTTCAGCGGATGGCACAATATTTATATGGAATGTTAATGGTTTTCTCGAAACAACGCTTAAGGGGCACAG CACGGCCGTGAATGCAGTTAGCTGGAGTCCAAACAGTAATTCGCTAGCATCGGTGGGAAAGAGCAAAAGATGCATTATCTACTCGGATTCATAG
- the LOC108601706 gene encoding autophagy-related protein 16 isoform X1: MSAEEYVWREHIVRRLREKRKGCEGFKEIIIQNNRLIDHVAQLKSDNLKLSVENEQLRNAVSTGGTGPNVAMVTLEKKLLAQQEELTELHKRKGENSQMIVDLNVKVEQQKKLLVEKEHSLYEQQTVNNRLRAEVQLLHCSLEELKKLNTTLLDEHTALQLAFSSLEDKMRSVQDENRCLLERIMRYKSKDADKLNEENESIIRKRLPSIFRKRSAKLKRDLEDAVREPNSLNNQTVPASSGTPLHRNSTSPAQFVGSLVSDDDFDEASINGAMEALGLDEDEYINARFSAGEAMHEATRASIDTLKASGYLGQPNPTKILMKFEAHENESHAVRWSPVERMVATGGADRKVKLWDVGKGLTEPRAVLSGSSAGINSVDFDSTGAYILGTSNDYGARVWTVMDNRLRHTLTGHSGKVMAAKYVQEPIKVVTGSHDRTLKIWDLRSIACIETKFAGSSCNDLCTTDSLGSTIISGHYDKKIRFWDIRTEKQADDVLMPAKITSLDLSKDCNYLICSVRDDTIKLLDLRKNQVISTFANEHFKISCDFARATFNSSAVKIACGSADGTIFIWNVNGFLETTLKGHSTAVNAVSWSPNSNSLASVGKSKRCIIYSDS, encoded by the exons ATGTCCGCAGAAGAGTATGTGTGGCGCGAGCATATAGTCCGGCGTTTACGTGAGAAGCGAAAGGGTTGCGAGGGTTTCAAGGAAATCATTATACAAA ACAATCGCCTCATTGATCATGTTGCGCAGCTCAAGTCCGACAATCTAAAGCTATCCGTGGAGAATGAGCAATTGCGGAACGCCGTGTCAACAGGTGGCACCGGTCCTAATGTGGCCATGGTGACGCTGGAGAAGAAGCTGCTGGCACAACAAGAAGAGCTGACGGAGTTGCACAAAAGAAAGGGCGAGAACTCGCAAATGATTGTGGACTTAAATGTTAAGGTCGAGCAACAAAAGAAACTCCTGGTGGAGAAGGAGCACAG cctGTATGAACAACAAACTGTGAACAACCGCTTGAGGGCGGAGGTGCAACTGCTGCACTGCAGCTTGGAAGAACTTAAGAAGCTCAACACAACATTGCTTGATGAGCACACCGCGTTACAGCTGGCATTTAGCTCACTCGAAGACAAGATGCGTAGTGTTCAG GACGAGAATCGTTGTTTACTAGAACGAATAATGCGCTACAAATCAAAAGATGCTGATAAGCTAAACGAGGAAAACGAAAGTATAATAAg AAAAAGACTGCCGTCAATTTTCAGAAAACGTTCAGCCAAACTGAAACGTGACCTGGAAGACGCCGTTCGTGAGCCCAACTCCTTAAACAATCAAACAGTTCCTGCCAGCAGTGGAACGCCGCTCCACCGCAATTCAACAAGTCCGGCCCAATTTGTTGGAAGTCTTGTGAGTGACGACGACTTTGATGAAGCTTCCATAAACGGAGCGATGGAAGCTTTAGGACTGGATGAAGATGAGTATATCAATGCCAGATTTTCAGCTGGCGAGGCAATGCACGAGGCGACACGCGCTTCCATAGATACACTTAAGGCATCCGGTTACCTGGGCCAGCCGAATCCCACAAAAATCCTCATGAAATTTGAAGCTCATGAGAATGAGTCGCACGCAGTGCGTTGGAGCCCCGTGGAGCGCATGGTAGCCACTGGTGGTGCTGACAGAAAAGTTAAACTCTGGGACGTAGGCAAAG GACTAACTGAGCCTCGTGCTGTGCTGAGTGGGAGTAGTGCGGGAATTAATTCCGTAGACTTCGATTCAACCGGAGCGTATATTTTGGGCACATCGAATGATTATGGAGCGAGGGTTTGGACAGTAATGGACAATCGATTAAGG CACACGCTGACAGGTCATAGTGGCAAAGTCATGGCAGCTAAATATGTACAAGAGCCTATTAAAGTGGTGACCGGAAGTCATGATCGCACATTAAAAATTTGGGACTTACGTAGCATTGCCTGCATAGAGACCAAATTTGCGGGCTCTAGTTGTAATGATCTTTGCACAACGGATAGCCTGGGCTCGACCATTATCAGTGGACATTATGATAAGAAAATACGCTTTTGGGATATACGAACGGAGAAGCAAGCGGATGATGTGCTCATGCCTGCCAAGATTACCTCATTAGACTTGTCAAAAG ATTGCAATTACTTAATATGTTCCGTTAGGGATGATACGATCAAATTATTAGATTTACGAAAAAATCAAGTCATCTCAACGTTTGC CAATGAACACTTTAAAATAAGTTGTGATTTCGCTAGGGCAACTTTTAATTCTAGTGCTGTTAAAATTGCCTGCGGTTCAGCGGATGGCACAATATTTATATGGAATGTTAATGGTTTTCTCGAAACAACGCTTAAGGGGCACAG CACGGCCGTGAATGCAGTTAGCTGGAGTCCAAACAGTAATTCGCTAGCATCGGTGGGAAAGAGCAAAAGATGCATTATCTACTCGGATTCATAG
- the LOC108601706 gene encoding autophagy-related protein 16 isoform X3, giving the protein MRYKSKDADKLNEENESIIRKRLPSIFRKRSAKLKRDLEDAVREPNSLNNQTVPASSGTPLHRNSTSPAQFVGSLVSDDDFDEASINGAMEALGLDEDEYINARFSAGEAMHEATRASIDTLKASGYLGQPNPTKILMKFEAHENESHAVRWSPVERMVATGGADRKVKLWDVGKGLTEPRAVLSGSSAGINSVDFDSTGAYILGTSNDYGARVWTVMDNRLRHTLTGHSGKVMAAKYVQEPIKVVTGSHDRTLKIWDLRSIACIETKFAGSSCNDLCTTDSLGSTIISGHYDKKIRFWDIRTEKQADDVLMPAKITSLDLSKDCNYLICSVRDDTIKLLDLRKNQVISTFANEHFKISCDFARATFNSSAVKIACGSADGTIFIWNVNGFLETTLKGHSTAVNAVSWSPNSNSLASVGKSKRCIIYSDS; this is encoded by the exons ATGCGCTACAAATCAAAAGATGCTGATAAGCTAAACGAGGAAAACGAAAGTATAATAAg AAAAAGACTGCCGTCAATTTTCAGAAAACGTTCAGCCAAACTGAAACGTGACCTGGAAGACGCCGTTCGTGAGCCCAACTCCTTAAACAATCAAACAGTTCCTGCCAGCAGTGGAACGCCGCTCCACCGCAATTCAACAAGTCCGGCCCAATTTGTTGGAAGTCTTGTGAGTGACGACGACTTTGATGAAGCTTCCATAAACGGAGCGATGGAAGCTTTAGGACTGGATGAAGATGAGTATATCAATGCCAGATTTTCAGCTGGCGAGGCAATGCACGAGGCGACACGCGCTTCCATAGATACACTTAAGGCATCCGGTTACCTGGGCCAGCCGAATCCCACAAAAATCCTCATGAAATTTGAAGCTCATGAGAATGAGTCGCACGCAGTGCGTTGGAGCCCCGTGGAGCGCATGGTAGCCACTGGTGGTGCTGACAGAAAAGTTAAACTCTGGGACGTAGGCAAAG GACTAACTGAGCCTCGTGCTGTGCTGAGTGGGAGTAGTGCGGGAATTAATTCCGTAGACTTCGATTCAACCGGAGCGTATATTTTGGGCACATCGAATGATTATGGAGCGAGGGTTTGGACAGTAATGGACAATCGATTAAGG CACACGCTGACAGGTCATAGTGGCAAAGTCATGGCAGCTAAATATGTACAAGAGCCTATTAAAGTGGTGACCGGAAGTCATGATCGCACATTAAAAATTTGGGACTTACGTAGCATTGCCTGCATAGAGACCAAATTTGCGGGCTCTAGTTGTAATGATCTTTGCACAACGGATAGCCTGGGCTCGACCATTATCAGTGGACATTATGATAAGAAAATACGCTTTTGGGATATACGAACGGAGAAGCAAGCGGATGATGTGCTCATGCCTGCCAAGATTACCTCATTAGACTTGTCAAAAG ATTGCAATTACTTAATATGTTCCGTTAGGGATGATACGATCAAATTATTAGATTTACGAAAAAATCAAGTCATCTCAACGTTTGC CAATGAACACTTTAAAATAAGTTGTGATTTCGCTAGGGCAACTTTTAATTCTAGTGCTGTTAAAATTGCCTGCGGTTCAGCGGATGGCACAATATTTATATGGAATGTTAATGGTTTTCTCGAAACAACGCTTAAGGGGCACAG CACGGCCGTGAATGCAGTTAGCTGGAGTCCAAACAGTAATTCGCTAGCATCGGTGGGAAAGAGCAAAAGATGCATTATCTACTCGGATTCATAG